Part of the Vicia villosa cultivar HV-30 ecotype Madison, WI unplaced genomic scaffold, Vvil1.0 ctg.000567F_1_1, whole genome shotgun sequence genome is shown below.
TTAATAAACTTGAGACACTTAGATATCTCAACATTAACAGTGTTGTAATGAGGACAATACTTAATCAACTATTGGAAACTCCGCTACAGTTTCATTACCCTGCTTCAGCTCAAGAAATTCCACCTCTTTCTTCCCACGCACATCTTTTGGAAAATAGTTATCCAGAAATTCATCACGGAAAAGATCCCAACTAACCTCTATTCCATCTTCATCAAACCTCTGAACAATGTTACCCCACCAATCCTAAGCTTCATTCTCAAGCATATGAGTACCAAATTGCACCTTTTGAGCATCTGTATAATTCAtaacttgaaagatcttctcaatcgccttcagcCATGCTTGTGCCTTATCAAGTTCATGCCCTCCTTCAAATATCGGAGAATTGTTCCTTCAAAATTTTCCcaaagcacggaactcatcctCCTCCCTGTTACCAGCATTCACATGCGGAGGTTGCCTAATAACATCAGCCAACCTCGACAATTCCTCAGCAATAGCATCGTCATTCCTTCCTACAACCATAGTCTAAACAACCAACAAGCTAGACATCAGACAAACAATATCGATCGTGTCACAAAAACAAATCGAAtacaaaaggaaaataaacatgtGAATAACCTTGGCCAACTGACCAATCATGCTCTAATACTACTAATGTAACACCCTCTAACCCCACgacaattatattttataatgagagTAAAAACATGCATATCAAGAAGGGCACCACGTGTATTTCATAATACGAcaacaaaataacataaaatgCATTTGGCCATGTTAATAACACGCATTTGAATATCATGTTTCGTATGCAGATAACagcaaaataataaaatgataccATTAATAATATCTTAACATAGTAATTCATGCTTACAAGCATTAGGCACTAAAGTCACATATCACAAAATCTCAACATATCCAAAACGTAAAGAAAATAATACAATATCTTTCAAACATAAACATGAAACGAACATATCCACACTGTTACATAACCAGAGCATGAACTCTCTACCTAGGAATGCGATAAACAAATGAATAACTCATAGACTAAATCCTCGTATGCAAGCGTCTCTACTCCTCGGTACCTAAGCGATATtgtataaaacatcatttcaacaaaagggtgagaattcatatcattatggaaatatataataattgacAATATATATCAACATACAATAAAAGAATTTATCACACTTCCAACGTACATGTATTCAACACTTTATAAACACATATCATATATTTATACGTACAGTATAACTCAATAGATTCAAGATACCAAGTAATCCAATCACAATTATCAACAAGTActaatttacacaattaacacatAAACACAATTTATATTGACACATGTAACTCCAATGCGactcaatgcaaatgcatgtggtaccaaacttTATCCTTAGTGGATTCCCCACGTCTATCCTTTAGACAGATAACCACCAAAGTCCGTCCTCTAAGCTTTCAAACCAATCCTCTGGGTTTGGGACAAATCATTAGTTTCCACCAACTAACGAACATCACCTCTTTcatcaaatgaatgcatgtgcaatatcaacaattatatgcaattaagaccatCTCTCAATCTCAATAATACAAGCATACATCACATAATTCAACACATTTGAGTTACCTCATCATTGCACAATTATACACATCACATGTCATTCATTACATATAGTGCATTCTCATAGCATTCATCACATAAACACATTATAATAACATGTATCAAATAGATCCAAATCATGTTAATCTAAACCATCATCAATTCACAACATGCTCTTacacaaaatcaagtttcatgtAATCATAAATATTTGCTTCAAAAACCATCCAAACCATTTCAAAAAATTCTGGAAAATTCACCACAATTCATGATAAATCACAAGTATACAATACCTAACTcagttttcaaaaatataaagttTTGGAAAGCAAGTCTCGCTAAGCCCGGTCCATCGCGCTAAGCGCCcttgcgattatgcagaaaaattctGCTTCAGACAACATTCTATCTTCTACGAATTTCTCCACCAAAACCCACCCAAACAATTATAAATCATGGGTTAAATGTATTCTAGCATATATCTAACATGTAACATCATATAACATCATCAAAACATGATTTCAAACATCAATTTCATGATTTCACATTTAAACTCTAACGTATCAAAATATATGAAATGAGAACAAATCCCTAATTTCATGTTACTACCCATCACATATCATTACATATACCCATAAATCAAAGAATACCAATCCTTACCTTAGATTCTCTCCTCCTAGGGTTGTCTCGTcttctctttttctattttatcttctttctcctcttttcttcacttctcttgttttttcttctatttctttaCTATCTTTCTATTCTTTATTTTAGTTAACCCTTACTAACTTAATTCACACTAATGGGCTTACTAGCCTCACTATCACCTTTTCTCATCCTAACACACTATTAGGCCAAAATAACTATTTTATCATTTCCCCACTTattaacccatatatatatatatatatatatatatatatatatatatatatatatatatatatatatatatatatatatatatatatatatatatatcacaaaacacatcatttaattaattaccatatcacataacaattaataaaacaaataaataataaaataaccaATAAAAATCGAGGTGTTACAGCTACCATTATGCTTTAACACCCAAATGCAATGGATTGACCACGTGCATACACTTAATGAACACTCACATATCTGGTTCTGTCTCAGAAGGATTTGGTCTTATGAAAATAAATGTGTGTTTATGTAATAATTAAAAACATTGGAGAGTATTTACTAATCAAATTCATAATGTGTATTTTAGCCTTAATATTAGAGGCTCCCcaaatatttcaaaaatgcaCGTTGACTTCTTTGAAACCCAACATAACTAGTCAAGTTGATGGAGGTGACAAAGCAAGTCCTCGACACGAGAGAATTTACATAACATGATCCCATTCAATGCGAGTTCCACAAACAACTTACTCTTCTTGAGTAGCACCCTCATCTATAAACGCATTTGTTATTTCCATCTGTCTAACTTGATgtcaatttaaaatatataatactcTATCGAGTGATGGTCTCCAAACTCGAATTTACTATGGGAATAATATAGTTGTATTTAGCAGTGCTAGACACATCCTTTTGTGTTGGACATGAATAAAAGTTAGCCCAATTTTGTGCAAAGACACACTAATAGCATGACATGGTTCTAAAATGAGAGACTTGGCCTTGGTGCGTGGGTCCCCTCTATGTGTTGGCTGACGCGCGTCTGGGGTGAATATACTCTTATCAAATCTTTGCTTTTTGGAAATCGCGCCAAGTTGATTAGGTCCAACAATTTTGCTGTCAACGCTTGTTCCTTTTAAGGAAACATAAATCTCCTAGATTTTAGAACTCCCCAAATCTCTAGGCACATTATTGGGTAAATAATTCCCTAGACCATAACTGACTCTTTTGTTACATTTTTTCCTCTGCACCACCAGCCAATCACCCTGAACTACATTTGTTTTTCCTGATTCTTTTGATACAATTTCAATGTTATCATCACCCATTTCATGATGCAGTTCTGTTAGTCTTATCTTTGTTTTTTGTTGGACCTCTTGGTTGCGCCATCGTAGGAACAACCGATTGTGTTGGATTATCTGGTGTTTTCTTACAACGGTGTGATGTCCATAACAACCACATTTGAAATAAATAATGTGAAGACCTTCATATTGTACGTTGTACCATTGACCATTAACATTGACCTTTCTGACAACCAACAAGGTCAGATCAATCCCCTTACAAATTCTCGCAAACCTTCCCTTATTAATTACATTCAGTGTGTTAGTATTTACCTTAGCAGGAACATCCATAACATATGCAGAACCAAAAATGACACTTTCATTGTAATACAATAAGTTAAGCCCTAGAAATCAAATCTAAACCAGAGTCTTTTCCACTTCTGCGAGAGGAGATGCAAAGTCCGGAGTCCATCGAGCCACTGCCAAATAATGGTCAAACAACATCCACGAGCCTTCTAACACATTTTTCTCCTCATATGTGAGCACTTCACAATATACCATAAAGAAATCATTGTCAACGTCTATGATCTCAAAAATCTTCGGTAAGTTTCCACAACTTCTTCAACCTATCCTTCATCAAATGAAACCAACGTTCTTCCTAAGGAGTTTAATGACTAACACTTCCTTCCAAGGGCTGCAGAGTTATTGAAAAAGTTTCTCATCAATTGTGACCTTTAGTAGCAACCAGTTTTTAAGTTTCTTTTTAATCAGGTCCACTTTCTCCTTTACAGTAGTGACTCCTCTGCCTTCAGTGAGAATATCTTGGAACGACGATCTATGAGACTTAGATGCACCTTGATCCATCCAATAGCTTGACTGACAACAGCAATGTGGAAGCGGCAAAAACAAATGACTCTGTAGAAAAATGCATCTACTATTCAAAAAGTTATTGCTATTAATCTAAACTAGTTGTtaaaaattaacaattttttaaaacaaaattgtgTTGTTAATAGATAAATAAGTGATAAATTGAATATAATGAAAACTTCTCATGTATCTTTTATTGAAAGATTTAGTGTGAATAGaactaaaatgataaaaataataattaaaatgatatatttattttttgagaTACTTatgtcaaatataaaaaaaatatagttttttaaaagtaggaaaaaagaagaaatatATCTAATTTGTTGAGATATTTATGTGAGTGAATCTCGATCCAACTTAAAGTCTTGGTTCAAATCCGATGAGAACACACAAACACAAtagtgtgatttttttttaaagaagagTTTTATTACTTTATATGTAGTTAtactattaataaattaattgacACCTACTATATActatttttgattgatgatgataaaaatataataataaacataatgtaAGAGTGAGTGTGCATGGGTGGAAGTAACGAAACAGTCTCAAGCTTCTTTTTTGGAAATGTGTTGTTACTGTTTAGTTGCTGTTTTGTTTTCCCTATTTTATCGGATTAAGTTAAACTAATACTCTGTGATTAGCTCTAAAGCAAaacattgttatttatttttgggCCTAAACcctctttcttaaaaaaaaaaaaacaatgttatTTTAATGTGATTCACTATTTAAATAATAACCACTCCAAGACACCCTACCTTAGCCATCTTTTCATGCTACTCCTACCCTCAACAATACTGCTTTTTATAGGTAAgtcttatttataaattatatacttATTCATTATTGATTTTGATTCATTCCATTAACTATTTCACGAGGTTTGTTTCTTCCATTATTCTACTCTTATTTTCTCTACTTTTTGTGCTCCTGTTTTTAGAGAGCATTAACAAGTTTTGACTCTCTTTAATGGTGGAGATAGTAAAGGGATTTTATATTATAAAGGAATCATTAATTCAGTTATGATTTCTTTTGTTACAAAACGAAATTTTAATTATCCAACCGCACTTGATTGAGATGACAAGAGTCTCTTCTAACTTAATCAAAAATTTCATCTCTGTTCCGAGCATGCATCATTGTCAAAAATTTTGAGAGAAAATTTCACTGTCTAAATGATCCTATATATTCGATTCAAAGAATTAGTCTATACAGGTTATAAAACAATATTGAAGAGAAATATTTGATCTAGAATGAATTTTTCTCTCTCACCttcaaaatataataatcaaACAAGAGTGATTCATATATTAGTATTCATAAAACCAAACCCTATGTTTATTAAATAAAACGGTTAGGTTTAAAGATTTTGTAAATAGAAAGAAGGCGAAATCAAATTGAATAGGTCAATTGATGTTAAGTTTTCTTAGTTTTGTATTAttgtaattataataaataataaattttattattcaatttatttCCACCAAACCCTTTTCAAAAATACTACATTATAAGTTtatgaaataattaatatatatttaatttatatagatcaaaactattaattatttaacaaattttatttttattaattaatgattGAAATGTGTAATATTGATGTTTGCgcatttaaacatttttttaaaaaatagcttaaaaaaatcattatattattatatgattatgttcttatatatgaaatttcatttcaaatctcttTACAGGATGCAAgaaaatatcaacaacaacaacaacgcgaCGCAAGCATGTTCAGCATGCAAACACCAAAGAAAAAAATGCAGTGACAACTGCACATTAGCACCCTACTTTCcctcaaacaaaaacaaagaattcCAAGCAG
Proteins encoded:
- the LOC131629458 gene encoding uncharacterized protein LOC131629458; amino-acid sequence: MVVGRNDDAIAEELSRLADVIRQPPHVNAGGHELDKAQAWLKAIEKIFQVMNYTDAQKRFDEDGIEVSWDLFRDEFLDNYFPKDVRGKKEVEFLELKQGNETVAEFPIITRFTELVNKSRIYDEDSRESVARYKSLNDQKGKGHRASECICAKMKCFKSGKPGYTTNDCRVGSTVTFYNCDCAARLNLVLSDMHGSIVSFL